A window of Zonotrichia leucophrys gambelii isolate GWCS_2022_RI chromosome 6, RI_Zleu_2.0, whole genome shotgun sequence genomic DNA:
TTTATCCCTCATGTGTACAAAAGATGCCCAATGTGTTGGACACTCTCAATGCTATTGTAATATTGCTATTAAATAGCTAAgttgttttcctcctcttaTTCACCATAGTTCTAAGCTGAAGTGGCAAGCTCACTATACTAAATTATTTGATGTaagtgaaaagcaaaatttgttAATTCACTTAAATGGAAATAAGATTTGACTGTCGTTTTTGGTCTCATATATACATCCATGTTTTCCTTGCTCTCTTACAGAATTCTTGGCCCAGAAGCCCTTGTACTGCTTCAATCTGACATCCATGCAGGATTCAGAAATGATCCTTGCTGCCACTTTTCACTTCTATGCTGACAAACGCCCTCGGCACCGGGAGGTGTTTTGTAAACGGTCCAAGAACTCATCCTGCCGCCTCCTTCACCTGCCTCCACTCCTACGGCTCAACCTGGTGTTCCAAAGCATTCACCAGAATTCTGCCTATGGACTGGTGAAAGGGAACATCACTGTGCTTCTTCAAAGGCGAGGCGCTTGGCATGCAAAGGACATTTCACACATTGTAAAAGAATCAAAACAAGTTGGGGAGCTCATTCTCTGTGCTGAGCTTGATTCTGGGGAGAAGCACCAGGGCTTCCCCGAGCAAGTTGCCAGCCATTTACCTTACATACTAGTTTATGCCAATGATCTTGCAATCTCTGAACCTAACAGTGTGGCAGGCACCCTACAGCGTTATGATCCATTCCCTCCCAATGACGGGGACCCAAATCTATCCCCTAATGCTTCTACTGACACTCGAGTTAGGAGGGATACGTACCTCGCCAGCTCTATTCAGAACAATGAGTTGCCAGAAGTAGATTATAACAACAATAAATACAACAAACATGACATATGGGAGAATGCCTACAGATCCTTGAAACCAAAAGCCTCACGCAAAGATCGAAGGAGAAAAGGgcaagaaaatacagaaacactTAAAAAGTCTCAGGTGCTAAATTTTGATGAGAAAACGATGAAGAAAGCAAGGCGAAAACAATGGAATGAGCCAAGGATTTGTTCGAGAAGATACATGAAAGTTGACTTTGCTGATATTGGCTGGAATGAATGGATCATATCTCCCAAATCATTCGATGCTTACTACTGTGCAGGTGCATGTGAATTTCCAATGCCCAAGGTAGTATGCCTTTTTATTCTTGTCAGCTTGTAAACAGTAGGCCTACTGATCTGCTTATCCAAGTGCTTGTTTAATTGGAATTTCCTTTagatttttacctttttttgttgtgttttgttgtcTTGACCTGAAGaatttaaacaatatttttacCATCAATTTAGCCATCAGAGTACAAAAAGATTGCCACTTCCCTTCAAATGCAATCTGAAGAGTAGGAAAAAACCTTCAGGTTCATCTTATAATTTCTCATCTTACATCTTGAAACCATAGCATAAAGACTTTTGTAGCTTATGAAAATATGGTTATACACACTAAATCATCCAAATACTTTATCGTAGTGACAGAAGTATGAAGTATTATATGCTAATATTAAAACAAGCTACTCTATCAGCATATTTCTGGATTGCACTTGTAacacttcagaagaaaaataaagagtagttacactgaagtatttttaacTTCAGGAAACTGCTTGTGCACTTTTGAAAACAATAATACTGTTTAAGATTATGTTTGTGTATCTAAATTCTAAAAATGTTAGATAATCTTTCTGGAACAAAAATGTTGATTTACCTTATGTCTCTAGAAGTGCCACAAAATTGGCTCTAGCAGTCTAAAGTAAGCATACTGAATTCCTCCTATTGAAGCAGTGTGAAATTTGCCAGTAGAGAGGTAATTTCTCTCACTCCCACTCTGCTCTATGACAAGAAGTAGAAAGGCTGGTAATCCTATGTTGGACAAGAACTTTTAGGATTTTATAAGGCTTTCAAGTAAAGGCAGAGGGGAGGATCTGAAGCACTGCATAACCTGCATATTTAGAAACTAATTATTTTGCAATTCTGCTTACAAATGGCCTGATTATTTGTTCGACTGACATTTTTGTGTGTGGTCATTTGGCGCATAAACAAAGAATAGTGCTGTACAGCACAGAATTTCAAGGCTCTGAGACAGGAATCTGTCCTACTTTACGTCCAGGGAGATTGATGTATGTTTGTGTTGAAACAAGTAGTATAATTCCAGCAAGAGTAG
This region includes:
- the GDF10 gene encoding growth/differentiation factor 10, coding for MAARLTCCLLLWALGHGGCRSPEGEGAGSPPACPVRPPVGPASSAPGRDPRRGSSPPPGLGSIAQDMVAVHMLKLYEKYNREGSRPGDGNTVRSFKARPEFLAQKPLYCFNLTSMQDSEMILAATFHFYADKRPRHREVFCKRSKNSSCRLLHLPPLLRLNLVFQSIHQNSAYGLVKGNITVLLQRRGAWHAKDISHIVKESKQVGELILCAELDSGEKHQGFPEQVASHLPYILVYANDLAISEPNSVAGTLQRYDPFPPNDGDPNLSPNASTDTRVRRDTYLASSIQNNELPEVDYNNNKYNKHDIWENAYRSLKPKASRKDRRRKGQENTETLKKSQVLNFDEKTMKKARRKQWNEPRICSRRYMKVDFADIGWNEWIISPKSFDAYYCAGACEFPMPKIVRPSNHATIQSIVKAVGIIPGIPEPCCVPDKMSSLSVLFLDENKNVVLKVYPNMSVETCACR